Proteins encoded together in one Mycobacterium noviomagense window:
- the cobM gene encoding precorrin-4 C(11)-methyltransferase: MTVYFIGAGPGAADLITVRGQRLLEQCPVCLYAGSIMPDDVLALCPPGARIVDTGPLTLEQIIGEIADAHAAGHDVARLHSGDPSLYSALAEQCRRLDALGVDYEIVPGVPAFAAAAAALRRELTVPGVAQTVTLSRVATLSTPMPPGEEITALARSGATLVLHLAATQIAAIVPQLLAGGYRPGTPTAVVAFASWPQQIVLRGTLANIAEQMHAAGVTKTAVIIVGDVLAAQGFTDSYLYSTRRSRGSRH; encoded by the coding sequence GTGACCGTGTACTTCATCGGCGCCGGCCCCGGCGCCGCCGACTTGATCACCGTGCGCGGACAGCGGCTGCTCGAACAGTGCCCGGTATGCCTTTACGCCGGGTCGATCATGCCCGACGACGTGCTCGCGCTGTGCCCACCCGGCGCCCGGATCGTCGACACCGGTCCGCTCACCTTGGAGCAGATCATCGGCGAGATCGCCGACGCCCACGCCGCCGGCCACGATGTAGCCCGTCTGCATTCCGGTGACCCGTCGCTGTACAGTGCGCTGGCCGAACAGTGCCGCCGCCTCGATGCCCTGGGCGTCGACTACGAAATCGTGCCCGGCGTACCGGCTTTCGCCGCAGCGGCCGCGGCTTTACGCCGGGAGCTGACCGTCCCCGGTGTGGCGCAGACGGTGACGTTGAGCAGGGTCGCGACGCTGTCGACGCCCATGCCGCCGGGTGAAGAGATCACCGCCCTGGCCCGATCAGGAGCCACCCTGGTGTTGCACTTGGCCGCTACCCAGATCGCCGCGATCGTTCCGCAACTGCTCGCTGGCGGCTACCGGCCCGGAACACCCACGGCCGTCGTTGCTTTCGCGAGCTGGCCGCAACAGATCGTGCTGCGCGGGACGCTGGCCAATATCGCCGAACAGATGCACGCCGCGGGCGTCACCAAGACGGCGGTCATCATCGTCGGCGATGTGCTGGCCGCGCAGGGATTCACTGATAGCTACCTGTATTCGACCAGGCGATCCCGGGGGAGTCGGCACTGA
- the cbiE gene encoding precorrin-6y C5,15-methyltransferase (decarboxylating) subunit CbiE, protein MIVVVGIGADGMAGLSEVSRCELRSAIIIYGSQRQLDLLDDSVAAARRPWLSPMLPALEGLLDCDTDVHVLASGDPLLYGIGGTLIRLFGAERVRVLPHVSAVTLACARMGWTVADTEVISLVTAEPHTAVRRGGQAVVLSRDAATPATLARLLTENGRGDSEFSVLEQLGGPGERRRDGTAREWAANALGDVDDLNVVAVRYLPDERVAPLPDNAFFHDGQITKQSMRAVTLAALAPRPGERLWDVGSGSGSIAVEWCQSWRGCTAVAFERDAARRDRIGRNAVASGVSIDVRGSAPDAFDGAPTPSVVFIGGGLTQPGLLDACLTHLPTDGRLVANAVTAESEAFVSQAHARLGGQLRRFQYYQGEPLGGFTTWRPHLPVTQWEVTKR, encoded by the coding sequence ATGATTGTGGTCGTGGGGATCGGCGCCGACGGCATGGCGGGCCTGTCGGAGGTGTCCCGGTGCGAGTTGCGCAGCGCCATAATCATCTACGGGTCACAGCGGCAACTCGACCTGCTCGACGACAGTGTGGCCGCGGCGCGCCGGCCATGGCTGTCCCCGATGTTGCCCGCGCTGGAGGGTCTGCTCGACTGTGACACCGACGTGCATGTGCTGGCCAGCGGTGATCCGCTGCTTTACGGGATCGGTGGCACGTTGATTCGGCTGTTCGGCGCGGAGCGGGTGCGGGTCCTGCCGCACGTGTCTGCGGTGACGCTGGCGTGCGCGCGGATGGGCTGGACCGTTGCCGACACCGAAGTGATCAGCCTCGTCACCGCCGAGCCACACACAGCGGTACGCCGCGGCGGGCAGGCGGTCGTACTGTCTCGCGACGCCGCCACTCCGGCGACTCTGGCGCGGCTGCTCACCGAAAACGGCCGGGGCGACTCCGAATTCAGTGTGCTCGAGCAGCTCGGCGGTCCCGGGGAGCGCCGCCGCGACGGCACCGCCCGCGAGTGGGCGGCCAACGCGCTGGGCGACGTCGACGACCTCAACGTGGTCGCGGTGCGTTACCTGCCCGACGAGCGGGTGGCGCCGTTGCCCGACAACGCTTTTTTCCACGATGGCCAGATCACCAAGCAGAGCATGCGGGCGGTGACGCTGGCCGCGCTGGCGCCACGGCCGGGGGAGCGGTTGTGGGACGTGGGCTCGGGTTCAGGCAGCATCGCTGTCGAGTGGTGCCAAAGTTGGCGTGGCTGCACCGCTGTGGCGTTCGAACGCGATGCAGCGCGCCGCGACCGCATTGGCCGCAACGCCGTTGCGTCCGGTGTGAGCATCGACGTACGTGGCTCAGCGCCTGACGCTTTCGACGGCGCGCCGACGCCGTCGGTAGTCTTCATCGGCGGCGGCCTCACCCAGCCGGGGCTGCTCGATGCCTGCCTCACGCATCTGCCGACCGATGGCCGTTTGGTCGCCAACGCTGTCACGGCGGAGTCGGAAGCCTTTGTAAGTCAAGCACATGCGCGGCTGGGTGGGCAGCTGCGGCGCTTCCAGTATTACCAGGGCGAGCCGCTGGGCGGTTTCACGACCTGGCGCCCGCACCTGCCGGTCACCCAGTGGGAGGTGACCAAGCGGTGA
- a CDS encoding SDR family NAD(P)-dependent oxidoreductase: MDDTGGGPLVIFGGRSEIGTEVALRLAPGATVVLAARRADQLGEQAAMMRTAGAAAVHTREFDADDLDSHGPLVESIIAEHGPIGTAVLAFGILGDQARAETDAEHAVAIVHTDYVAQVSLLTHLVATMRASGRGSLVVFSSIAGARVRRANYVYGSAKAGLDGFASGLADALHGTGVRVLIVRPGFVIGRMTQGMTPAPLSSTPAQVAAATVRALAKGRRTVWVPCALGPAAVVMRLLPQFVWRRMPR, encoded by the coding sequence GTGGATGACACGGGTGGCGGGCCTCTCGTCATTTTCGGTGGCCGCAGCGAAATCGGGACCGAGGTGGCGCTGCGTCTGGCACCCGGCGCGACCGTGGTCCTGGCCGCGCGGCGAGCCGACCAGCTCGGCGAGCAGGCCGCGATGATGCGCACGGCCGGTGCCGCGGCCGTACACACCCGCGAGTTCGACGCCGACGACCTGGACTCCCACGGGCCGCTGGTCGAGTCGATCATTGCCGAGCACGGGCCCATCGGCACCGCCGTGCTGGCGTTCGGGATCCTCGGCGACCAGGCCCGCGCCGAGACCGACGCCGAGCACGCGGTGGCGATCGTGCACACCGACTACGTTGCGCAGGTCAGCTTGCTGACCCACCTGGTCGCGACGATGCGAGCGTCGGGCCGCGGATCGCTGGTCGTGTTCTCGTCGATCGCCGGGGCGCGGGTGCGCCGCGCCAACTACGTCTACGGCTCGGCCAAGGCCGGCCTGGACGGCTTCGCCAGCGGATTGGCCGACGCGCTGCACGGTACGGGTGTGCGGGTTCTGATCGTTCGGCCCGGGTTCGTGATCGGCCGCATGACGCAGGGTATGACGCCCGCGCCGCTCTCGAGCACTCCCGCCCAGGTGGCTGCCGCGACGGTCCGCGCCCTGGCCAAGGGCCGGCGCACGGTGTGGGTTCCCTGCGCATTGGGGCCGGCGGCTGTCGTGATGCGGCTGCTGCCTCAGTTCGTCTGGCGCAGGATGCCACGATGA
- a CDS encoding F420-dependent biliverdin reductase gives MAKTTTRLSADALAFLTERHLAMLTTLRADGSPHVVAVGFTFDPKTHIARVITTGGSQKAVNAERGGVAVLSQVDGARWLSLEGRASVNSDIDAVRDAELRYAQRYRTPRPNPRRVVIEVHVERVLGSADLLERTEG, from the coding sequence ATGGCGAAAACCACTACCCGGCTCAGCGCCGACGCGCTGGCGTTCCTCACCGAGCGCCATCTGGCGATGCTGACCACGCTGCGCGCCGACGGGTCGCCGCACGTGGTGGCGGTGGGTTTCACCTTCGACCCCAAGACACACATCGCCCGGGTGATCACCACCGGCGGTTCGCAAAAGGCGGTCAACGCCGAGCGCGGCGGGGTTGCTGTGCTCAGCCAGGTCGACGGCGCCCGCTGGCTGTCGTTGGAGGGGCGGGCCAGTGTGAACAGCGACATCGACGCGGTGCGCGACGCCGAGCTGCGCTACGCTCAGCGCTACCGCACCCCGCGGCCCAACCCGCGACGGGTGGTCATCGAGGTGCACGTGGAGCGTGTGCTGGGATCCGCCGACCTGCTGGAGCGGACCGAGGGCTGA
- a CDS encoding NYN domain-containing protein, with translation MTEPAATRVAVYLDFDNIVMSRYDQVHGRNSFQRDKARGFDKEPERLAKATVDVGAIIDFASSFGTLVLTKAYADWSADVNASYRGQLVGRAVDLVQLFPAAAYGKNGADIRLAVDAVEDMFRLPDLTHVVIVAGDSDYIALAQRCKRLGRYVVGIGVAGSTSRSLTAACDEFVTYDALPGVPAPQAKDGATPTRRPRRTKAAQEPDEEPAAPDPQAAATGLLERALRMGHEKDDAEWLHNSAVKAQMKRMDPSFSEKSLGFRSFSDFLRSRSELVELDESSTTRMVRLRADT, from the coding sequence ATGACGGAACCTGCCGCGACGCGTGTTGCGGTCTATCTGGACTTCGACAACATCGTGATGTCGCGGTATGACCAGGTTCACGGCCGCAACTCGTTCCAGCGCGACAAGGCGCGCGGCTTCGACAAGGAGCCCGAGCGGCTGGCGAAGGCGACCGTCGATGTCGGAGCAATCATCGATTTCGCCTCGTCGTTCGGCACTTTGGTGCTCACCAAGGCCTATGCCGACTGGTCAGCCGATGTCAACGCCAGCTATCGCGGCCAATTGGTCGGTCGCGCAGTCGATTTGGTGCAGCTTTTCCCGGCCGCGGCGTACGGCAAAAACGGCGCGGATATCCGCCTGGCGGTGGACGCGGTCGAAGACATGTTCCGGTTGCCCGACCTGACCCATGTTGTCATCGTGGCGGGCGACTCGGACTACATCGCGCTTGCCCAGCGCTGCAAGCGGCTTGGCCGCTATGTGGTCGGGATCGGTGTGGCTGGTTCGACCAGCCGGTCGCTGACTGCCGCGTGTGACGAGTTCGTCACCTACGACGCGTTGCCGGGCGTTCCGGCCCCGCAGGCCAAGGACGGTGCGACGCCGACGCGCCGTCCCCGTCGCACCAAGGCAGCGCAAGAGCCTGACGAGGAGCCGGCTGCGCCCGACCCGCAGGCCGCGGCTACCGGCTTGTTGGAGCGCGCTCTGCGGATGGGTCACGAGAAGGACGACGCGGAGTGGCTGCACAATTCGGCGGTCAAAGCGCAGATGAAGCGGATGGACCCGTCGTTCAGTGAAAAGTCGCTGGGCTTCCGCTCGTTCAGCGACTTCCTGCGGTCGCGCAGCGAACTGGTGGAGCTGGATGAGAGCAGCACGACACGCATGGTTCGGCTGCGCGCCGATACCTAG
- a CDS encoding GNAT family N-acetyltransferase, which translates to MIDQDRAAARRDITDALIKALERRHEVLDAIVDADDRPAAVDAIVALLGTSRLGGEAVMSMAFDQLTKDARRKIAAELDDLNSQLSFTLNERPASAGDTLELRPFAGESDRDIFAARTANMGASGDGSGGPAGGLDDEIREAMARIDAEEAAWFVAVDGTQKVGMVFGELADREVHVRIWIHPDYRHRGYGTAALAKSRPEMARYFPAVPLVIRAPGATPV; encoded by the coding sequence ATGATCGATCAAGACCGCGCCGCCGCCCGCCGTGACATCACCGACGCCTTGATCAAGGCCCTCGAACGCCGGCATGAAGTGTTGGACGCGATCGTGGACGCTGACGATCGACCCGCTGCCGTCGACGCGATCGTCGCCTTGCTCGGTACCTCCCGCCTGGGCGGCGAGGCGGTGATGTCGATGGCGTTCGACCAGCTCACCAAGGACGCGCGACGCAAGATCGCCGCCGAGCTCGACGACCTCAACAGCCAATTGAGCTTCACCCTCAACGAGCGCCCGGCCAGCGCGGGCGACACCCTGGAGTTGCGGCCGTTCGCCGGCGAATCGGACCGTGACATCTTCGCCGCTCGGACCGCCAACATGGGCGCCTCGGGCGACGGATCCGGCGGGCCCGCCGGGGGTCTCGACGACGAAATCCGCGAGGCAATGGCACGCATCGACGCCGAGGAGGCGGCCTGGTTCGTCGCCGTCGACGGAACGCAGAAGGTGGGAATGGTCTTCGGCGAGCTGGCCGACCGCGAGGTTCACGTCCGGATCTGGATTCATCCCGATTACCGGCATCGCGGCTACGGCACTGCCGCGCTGGCCAAGTCGCGACCTGAGATGGCGCGCTATTTCCCCGCGGTGCCGCTGGTGATCCGAGCGCCCGGCGCCACGCCGGTCTGA
- a CDS encoding alpha/beta hydrolase-fold protein: protein MSLLNLALLPIRIALRVADAVVHTVAPTPAPSGELVVVHGMPEGVPPAALQPEPPLPTPAGWPFGEEFPRTCGTGRLAGGALFWTDFLYDDHGATGLPIGDLKIQAPPRGTYVYPKGPAANNGADIFRVAIGLTDTDTWWRVDWNTLVDPAVPIALFTFDTDRGGATSEVWPAGAGIRSAGIDLALLVSSSGARLIDLATQVTTPVEHRVDKKSRSFLAWIPRSVVEPAGTWTVRLAAGLANPAGDGFADVTLEHGARDGQPNVYNVTFRTNEQEPPHLNFWSDKAQAAALTEGDVSQFSVAVAWDQLAGRAKTPDPVITGPSTRWYVSSVELGQGGVADQNILDILNTKPLFLGRVQPYSVCLPATYAPGRKLPLTLLLHSLSLGQSQFAALDPRLLHEVCDARDSVVVTPLARGPSCWYFDEGELDVWEVWARVAEQLGTDPNRTVISGYSMGGYGTYKLGLAYPEVFAQAVVLAGPPTCGVRLLPDIDIPADLDLESHCAREGDTWRLLVNARWLPFVIAHGQLDELVPFASAAEQALELDRLGYRYRFTDYLFEDHIAWVFQDRFDDPVAHMGTGLRQADPGHITFAWYPQLVRDDLGIGPHQVWWLSKLAADPKLAASRGAIAEVDARSYARPDPTHTTRRHTGLALFDHTPGLVSELKWLPGSAVAPLPYLTLRLTGVASLTVDVARAGLTSLPSSTIAVATDSAAQITLAALPADATVQLDGKPTGAVVAVSAGRHQITLTRSQAKSGVSASARLG, encoded by the coding sequence GTGTCGCTGCTGAACCTCGCGTTGTTGCCGATCCGTATCGCGCTCCGTGTCGCCGACGCCGTCGTGCACACCGTCGCACCCACGCCCGCACCGTCCGGTGAACTGGTCGTGGTCCACGGCATGCCCGAAGGTGTGCCGCCCGCAGCGCTGCAGCCGGAGCCGCCGCTTCCAACACCGGCCGGATGGCCGTTCGGTGAAGAGTTTCCCCGTACCTGCGGCACTGGTCGCCTCGCCGGCGGTGCGCTGTTCTGGACCGATTTCCTATACGACGACCACGGCGCCACCGGCCTGCCGATAGGCGACCTGAAGATCCAGGCCCCGCCGCGCGGCACCTACGTCTATCCGAAGGGGCCCGCGGCCAACAACGGCGCCGACATCTTCCGGGTCGCGATCGGGCTGACCGACACCGATACCTGGTGGCGCGTCGACTGGAACACGCTGGTGGACCCGGCGGTGCCGATCGCGCTGTTCACCTTCGACACCGACCGCGGCGGCGCGACTTCCGAGGTATGGCCAGCCGGCGCCGGAATACGTTCCGCAGGCATCGACTTGGCGCTGCTGGTCTCCAGCAGCGGCGCGCGGCTGATCGACCTCGCCACCCAGGTGACAACGCCGGTCGAGCACAGAGTCGATAAGAAATCGCGTTCATTCCTGGCATGGATACCGCGCTCGGTGGTGGAACCCGCTGGTACCTGGACCGTTCGGCTGGCGGCGGGCCTGGCCAACCCGGCGGGCGACGGTTTCGCCGATGTGACCCTCGAGCACGGCGCGCGAGACGGCCAACCCAACGTCTACAACGTCACCTTCCGCACCAACGAACAGGAGCCGCCGCACCTGAACTTCTGGTCGGACAAGGCCCAAGCCGCCGCCCTGACCGAGGGCGACGTATCGCAGTTCTCGGTGGCCGTCGCATGGGACCAGCTTGCGGGCCGCGCAAAAACCCCCGACCCGGTCATCACCGGGCCCTCCACCCGGTGGTACGTGTCCTCGGTCGAGCTGGGCCAAGGCGGCGTAGCCGACCAGAACATCCTGGACATCTTGAACACCAAGCCACTTTTCCTCGGGCGGGTGCAGCCTTACTCGGTTTGCCTGCCGGCGACGTACGCGCCGGGCCGCAAGCTGCCGCTGACCCTGCTGCTGCACTCGCTTTCCCTGGGGCAAAGCCAATTCGCCGCGCTCGACCCACGCCTGCTGCACGAAGTGTGCGACGCACGTGACTCGGTGGTGGTCACCCCGCTGGCCCGCGGACCATCGTGTTGGTACTTCGACGAAGGCGAACTCGACGTCTGGGAAGTGTGGGCGCGGGTCGCCGAACAGCTCGGCACCGACCCCAATCGCACTGTGATTTCCGGCTATTCCATGGGCGGCTACGGCACATACAAACTCGGGCTGGCCTACCCGGAAGTGTTCGCGCAGGCGGTCGTGCTCGCCGGCCCACCGACATGTGGCGTTCGGCTGCTGCCCGACATCGACATTCCAGCAGACTTGGACCTCGAGTCGCACTGCGCACGTGAGGGCGACACATGGCGGCTGCTGGTCAATGCCCGTTGGCTTCCGTTCGTCATTGCCCACGGGCAGCTCGACGAACTGGTGCCGTTCGCGTCGGCTGCTGAGCAGGCGCTGGAACTCGACCGGCTCGGCTACCGGTACCGGTTCACGGACTATCTGTTCGAGGACCACATCGCCTGGGTGTTTCAGGACAGGTTCGACGACCCGGTCGCCCACATGGGCACCGGTCTGCGGCAAGCCGATCCGGGCCACATCACCTTCGCGTGGTATCCACAGCTGGTGCGGGACGACCTCGGTATCGGGCCGCACCAGGTGTGGTGGTTGTCCAAGTTGGCGGCCGACCCGAAGCTGGCGGCGAGCCGCGGGGCGATCGCCGAGGTCGACGCGCGCTCTTACGCCCGCCCGGACCCCACTCACACCACGCGGCGCCACACCGGATTGGCGCTGTTCGACCACACGCCGGGGTTGGTCTCGGAGCTCAAATGGCTGCCAGGGTCGGCTGTGGCGCCGCTGCCGTATCTGACCCTGCGTCTCACCGGGGTGGCCAGCCTGACCGTGGACGTCGCCCGAGCGGGTTTGACGTCGCTGCCGTCGTCGACGATCGCGGTGGCCACCGACAGCGCCGCCCAGATCACCCTTGCCGCCCTGCCGGCGGATGCGACTGTGCAGCTCGACGGTAAGCCGACCGGCGCAGTCGTCGCGGTGTCCGCTGGCCGGCATCAGATCACACTGACCCGCTCACAAGCGAAGTCGGGTGTGAGTGCGTCCGCGCGATTAGGCTGA
- a CDS encoding M24 family metallopeptidase, whose product MRSRRFDADIYARRLSAATAATAKAGLAGLVITPGYDLQYLIGSRAQTFERLTALVLPVSGDPSVVVPRLELASLKESAVPELGLTVRDWVDGENPYRLVADALGGAKVAVTESMPALHLLPLTDVLGVTPVLATGVLRDLRMVKDAAEVDMLRTAGAAIDRVHARVPGFLAPGRREADVAADIAEVIVAEGHSEVAFVIVGSGPHSADPHHECSDRELQAGDMVVVDIGGACGPGYHSDSTRTYSLGEPNPEVAQHYSVLQRAQRAAVEAVRPGITAEEVDAAARDVLAEAGLGEYFVHRTGHGIGLAVHEEPYIVAGNQLPLATGMAFSVEPGVYFPGRWGARIEDIVVVTDDGAMPVNHRPHELIVVPA is encoded by the coding sequence ATGCGTTCGCGCCGATTCGACGCCGACATCTATGCACGCCGGCTCTCCGCGGCGACCGCCGCCACAGCCAAGGCGGGACTTGCCGGGCTGGTCATCACCCCTGGCTACGACCTGCAGTACCTGATCGGTTCGCGCGCACAGACTTTCGAGCGGCTCACTGCGCTGGTGTTGCCGGTCTCCGGTGATCCCAGCGTGGTGGTGCCGCGACTGGAGCTGGCTTCGCTCAAGGAGTCGGCCGTGCCGGAACTGGGCCTGACGGTGCGGGATTGGGTCGACGGCGAGAACCCTTATCGGCTGGTGGCCGACGCCCTGGGCGGGGCCAAAGTGGCGGTGACCGAATCCATGCCCGCACTGCACCTGCTGCCACTCACCGACGTGCTGGGTGTGACGCCGGTGTTGGCGACCGGTGTGCTGCGCGACTTGCGGATGGTCAAGGATGCGGCCGAGGTCGATATGCTTCGCACCGCGGGTGCGGCCATCGACCGGGTGCATGCCCGAGTGCCCGGGTTTCTGGCGCCCGGTCGAAGAGAGGCCGACGTCGCCGCCGACATCGCGGAAGTCATTGTCGCCGAGGGCCATTCGGAGGTTGCGTTCGTCATTGTCGGGTCTGGCCCGCACAGCGCCGACCCGCACCACGAGTGTTCGGATCGCGAATTGCAGGCCGGTGACATGGTCGTCGTCGACATCGGCGGCGCCTGCGGGCCCGGCTACCACTCGGACTCGACGCGCACCTACAGCCTCGGCGAACCGAATCCCGAAGTTGCGCAGCATTATTCGGTGCTGCAGCGCGCCCAGCGCGCCGCTGTCGAGGCAGTGCGTCCGGGAATAACCGCCGAAGAAGTCGACGCCGCCGCCCGCGATGTGCTGGCCGAAGCCGGCTTAGGGGAGTATTTCGTGCACCGCACCGGCCACGGCATCGGTCTGGCGGTACACGAAGAGCCATACATCGTCGCCGGCAACCAGCTGCCACTGGCCACGGGCATGGCGTTTTCGGTCGAGCCCGGCGTCTACTTCCCGGGCCGCTGGGGGGCGCGCATCGAAGACATCGTCGTCGTCACCGACGACGGTGCGATGCCTGTCAACCACCGGCCGCACGAGCTGATCGTGGTTCCGGCCTAG
- a CDS encoding 5'-3' exonuclease: MPAPLLLLDGASMWFRAFYGVPSSITSPDGRPVNAVRGFLDSMAVVITQQRPARLVVCLDLDWRPQFRVDAIPSYKAHRVEQENPTGQDVEDVPDELTPQVEMIEDILDAFGICTAGAAGYEADDVIGTLAARERRDPVVVVSGDRDLLQLVADDPAPVRVLYLARGLTKATLLGPREVADRYGLPPDRAGAAYAELALLRGDPSDGLPGVPGIGEKTAATLLAQHGSLAAILAAAEDPKSSVPKGVRAKLRKAADYIEAAGPVVRVATDAPVKLSTRSDALPLAAAHPRRTAELATRLGVGSPVARLQKALDSLP; encoded by the coding sequence ATGCCCGCACCCTTGTTGCTGCTCGACGGCGCCAGCATGTGGTTTCGAGCCTTCTACGGGGTGCCGTCCTCGATCACCTCGCCCGACGGGCGACCGGTGAACGCGGTGCGGGGCTTCCTGGACTCGATGGCCGTGGTCATCACCCAGCAACGGCCCGCCCGCTTGGTAGTGTGCCTGGATCTGGACTGGCGTCCGCAGTTTCGGGTGGACGCCATCCCGTCATACAAAGCGCACCGGGTCGAACAGGAAAACCCGACAGGCCAAGACGTCGAGGACGTGCCCGACGAGCTGACCCCGCAAGTGGAGATGATCGAGGACATCCTCGACGCGTTCGGCATCTGCACTGCCGGAGCAGCTGGCTACGAAGCCGACGACGTGATCGGCACACTGGCCGCCCGAGAACGCCGCGACCCGGTCGTCGTCGTGAGCGGGGACCGCGACCTGCTGCAACTGGTAGCCGACGACCCGGCCCCGGTCCGGGTGCTCTACCTGGCGCGTGGGTTGACCAAGGCGACGCTGCTGGGGCCGCGTGAGGTAGCCGACCGCTACGGGCTGCCCCCCGATCGGGCCGGCGCCGCCTACGCCGAGCTGGCCTTGCTGCGCGGCGACCCGTCCGACGGTCTTCCCGGTGTGCCGGGCATCGGCGAGAAGACCGCTGCGACGTTGCTGGCTCAGCACGGCTCGCTGGCCGCCATCCTGGCCGCCGCTGAAGACCCGAAATCGTCTGTGCCCAAAGGTGTTCGGGCGAAGCTGCGCAAGGCGGCCGACTACATCGAGGCCGCCGGGCCGGTGGTGCGGGTGGCCACCGATGCACCCGTCAAGTTGTCGACGCGCAGCGATGCCCTGCCGCTGGCGGCTGCCCATCCCCGGCGCACCGCGGAACTGGCGACCCGGCTCGGGGTCGGGTCCCCGGTCGCCCGGCTGCAAAAGGCGTTGGACTCCCTGCCCTAA
- a CDS encoding DUF4333 domain-containing protein has translation MSGPQGSDPTQPWQPAGQGENQQSTGGDQPTAQPSSPWQQPSGEHSTWQQPSGEHSTWQQPSGEQSTWHPPAYTSSEYPQYQQPTGQVYPPYQQTMPGYPQAEQYGQPTQYGQPTQYGQPTQYGQPTQYGQPGQYGQTERYGQTDQYGQPGQYPQQPGQFGPQGPYGQPGQYPGQYGQYPGQYGPLGEQRPQRSRAVIGTVIGVFAAIVVAVVLVLGFWAPGFFVTTKLDINKAQAGVQQILSDETNGYGAKNVKDVKCNNGQNPTVKKGASFDCDVSIDGTKRQVTVTFQDNKGTYEVGRPK, from the coding sequence ATGAGCGGACCGCAGGGATCCGACCCCACCCAGCCGTGGCAGCCGGCCGGCCAGGGGGAGAACCAGCAATCGACGGGCGGTGACCAGCCGACTGCTCAGCCCTCGTCGCCGTGGCAGCAGCCCTCCGGGGAACACTCGACGTGGCAGCAGCCCTCCGGGGAACACTCGACGTGGCAGCAGCCCTCCGGGGAACAGTCGACATGGCACCCGCCTGCGTACACGTCCTCGGAATACCCCCAGTACCAGCAGCCGACTGGTCAGGTCTACCCGCCATACCAGCAGACCATGCCCGGCTATCCGCAGGCTGAGCAATACGGCCAGCCAACCCAGTACGGCCAGCCAACCCAGTACGGCCAGCCAACCCAGTACGGCCAGCCAACCCAGTACGGCCAGCCGGGCCAGTACGGCCAGACGGAGCGATACGGCCAAACCGACCAGTACGGCCAGCCCGGCCAGTATCCGCAGCAGCCCGGCCAGTTCGGCCCGCAAGGGCCGTACGGTCAACCGGGTCAGTATCCCGGCCAATACGGTCAATATCCCGGCCAGTATGGCCCGCTGGGCGAACAGCGGCCGCAGCGCTCACGTGCGGTGATCGGCACCGTGATCGGCGTATTCGCCGCGATCGTGGTCGCGGTCGTGCTGGTGCTCGGCTTCTGGGCGCCCGGATTCTTCGTCACGACCAAGCTGGACATCAACAAGGCGCAAGCCGGGGTACAGCAGATCCTCAGCGATGAGACCAACGGGTACGGCGCCAAGAACGTCAAAGACGTCAAGTGCAACAACGGCCAGAACCCGACCGTCAAGAAGGGCGCCAGTTTCGACTGCGACGTCAGCATCGACGGCACCAAGCGTCAGGTGACGGTGACCTTCCAGGACAACAAAGGCACCTACGAGGTCGGCCGGCCGAAGTAG